TTTTTAACTTCCGGCTTTACTTCTCCGATTTCAAAAGTATAGGCATGATCTCCCACAAATCCGTTAAGGATCACTCCACAGTCTACGGAAAGAACATCTCCTTCTTTTACCACTTCATTATTCGGAAAACCGTGAACTACCTGCTCATTAGGAGAAATACAAAGAGAGTTCGGGAAACCTCCGTATCCTAAAAATGCAGGTTGTGCACCATGATCTTTAATAAAATCGTGTGCTAACTTATCCAAATATAAAGTTGTAATTCCCGGTTTAATTTCTTTTGCCAACATTCCCAATGTTTTAGAAACCAATCGGGCGCTCTCCTTCATCAGACGCAGTTCGTCTATTGTTTTTAATTGAATCATTGTATTAATTTACCAATGTATTAATGTATCAGTGTATCCATATTGATCGATAAATTGGTACACTGTTAAATTGTTATATTTTTATTTTACCAGAAAAGTCCTTTTTTCTTTTCTTTTTTAAGTTTTGAATAAGCCAAAACTTCTCCTCCTTCTACACGGAATTCTATTCTTTCCTGAATAATATTGTAGATTTCACCCCATCCCGGGAACCCACCAATATTTCTGTCATCAATGAACCAGTCTGCATCTAATTTTCTCGATTGATTTGCGGAATCAAAAACCTCTCCTTCGAAGCTTGAATTCACTGCATAAAATTCCAATCCGTTCTTTTTGCAGAATTCT
This Chryseobacterium sp. G0162 DNA region includes the following protein-coding sequences:
- a CDS encoding BT0820 family HAD-type phosphatase: MLNNKKIAVDFDGTIVDDAYPGIGKAKIFAFETLKRLQAEGFRLILWTYRHGKTLDEAVEFCKKNGLEFYAVNSSFEGEVFDSANQSRKLDADWFIDDRNIGGFPGWGEIYNIIQERIEFRVEGGEVLAYSKLKKEKKKGLFW